In Harmonia axyridis chromosome X, icHarAxyr1.1, whole genome shotgun sequence, a single window of DNA contains:
- the LOC123686231 gene encoding histone H4, translating into MTGRGKGGKGLGKGGAKRHRKVLRDNIQGITKPAIRRLARRGGVKRISGLIYEETRGVLKVFLENVIRDAVTYTEHAKRKTVTAMDVVYALKRQGRTLYGFGG; encoded by the coding sequence ATGACTGGCAGAGGCAAAGGTGGTAAGGGTTTGGGAAAAGGTGGCGCTAAGCGTCACAGGAAAGTTCTACGAGACAATATCCAAGGAATCACGAAGCCCGCTATCAGAAGATTGGCCCGCCGCGGTGGGGTGAAACGTATCTCTGGTTTGATTTACGAAGAAACTAGAGGTGTACTTAAGGTATTCCTAGAAAACGTTATTAGAGACGCTGTAACTTACACCGAACACGCAAAAAGGAAGACTGTAACAGCAATGGACGTCGTATATGCTTTGAAACGCCAAGGTCGTACGTTGTACGGTTTCGGAGGTTAA
- the LOC123686223 gene encoding histone H3 encodes MARTKQTARKSTGGKAPRKQLATKAARKSAPATGGVKKPHRYRPGTVALREIRRYQKSTELLIRKLPFQRLVREIAQDFKTDLRFQSSAVMALQEASEAYLVGLFEDTNLCAIHAKRVTIMPKDIQLARRIRGERA; translated from the coding sequence ATGGCCCGTACGAAGCAAACCGCAAGAAAATCCACTGGCGGAAAGGCACCGCGTAAGCAACTTGCCACAAAAGCGGCACGTAAAAGTGCACCCGCTACTGGTGGCGTAAAAAAACCTCATCGTTACCGTCCAGGTACCGTAGCTCTTCGTGAGATCCGTCGTTATCAGAAAAGTACCGAGCTGTTGATTCGCAAACTTCCTTTCCAAAGGTTAGTGCGCGAAATTGCCCAAGACTTCAAGACCGATCTCCGTTTCCAGAGCTCCGCCGTGATGGCCCTTCAAGAAGCTAGCGAAGCTTATCTGGTCGGTCTATTCGAAGATACAAATTTATGTGCCATTCACGCCAAGAGAGTAACCATTATGCCGAAGGACATTCAACTTGCTCGACGTATCCGTGGCGAACGTGCTTAA
- the LOC123686227 gene encoding histone H2B-like, whose product MPPKTSGKAAKKAGKAQKNISKSDKKKKRKRKESYAIYIYKVLKQVHPDTGISSKAMSIMNSFVNDIFERIAAEASRLAHYNKRSTITSREIQTAVRLLLPGELAKHAVSEGTKAVTKYTSSK is encoded by the coding sequence ATGCCTCCTAAAACTAGCGGAAAAGCTGCCAAGAAAGCTGGCAAGgcccaaaaaaacatttctaaaagcgacaagaagaagaaacgcaAGAGGAAGGAAAGTTACGCTATCTACATTTATAAAGTATTGAAACAAGTCCATCCGGATACGGGTATTTCAAGCAAGGCTATGAGCATCATGAACAGTTTCgttaatgatattttcgaaCGCATCGCCGCCGAGGCGAGTAGACTTGCTCACTACAACAAACGTTCGACAATAACCAGCAGGGAAATTCAAACAGCAGTGCGCCTTCTCTTGCCCGGTGAGTTGGCAAAACACGCCGTCAGCGAAGGAACTAAAGCAGTAACAAAATACACCAGTTCCAAATAA